A window of the Ipomoea triloba cultivar NCNSP0323 chromosome 14, ASM357664v1 genome harbors these coding sequences:
- the LOC116004032 gene encoding transcriptional repressor ILP1-like, with protein sequence MMFGYPIAGASVYSSAQTVAAAPVVSPNITGAAGGAPVVSPNITGAAGGWPGSNAISISQQAELAGSNAISISQQAELAKKALHENVCRLKESHGRTVASLSKTEENLSSSLSNVTTLENSLAAAGEKYIFMPNLRDFVSIICSFLQVPLTMKALEMWTWLFRAEAFMIQLKLWKSFTHYY encoded by the exons ATGATG TTTGGATATCCAATTGCAGGAGCTAGTGTATATTCCTCCGCTCAGACAGTTGCTGCTGCTCCTGTTGTTAGTCCTAATATTACAGGAGCAGCTGGGGGTGCTCCTGTTGTTAGTCCTAATATTACAGGAGCAGCTGGGGGCTGGCCTGGTTCAAATGCTATCTCAATTTCACAGCAAGCTGAGCTTGCTGGTTCAAATGCTATCTCAATTTCACAGCAAGCTGAGCTTGCCAAGAAAGCTTTGCATGAGAATGTGTGTAGGCTTAAG GAATCTCATGGCCGGACTGTGGCATCCTTGTCCAAGACTGAAGAAAATTTGTCTTCTTCATTGTCAAATGTGACTACTTTGGAAAATTCTTTAGCTGCTGCTGGTGAAAAGTACATCTTTATGCCAAACCTTCGTGACTTTGTTTCTATTATATGTTCATTTCTGCAG GTGCCCTTGACTATGAAAGCTTTAGAGATGTGGACATGGTTATTCAG GGCAGAGGCATTCATGATCCAACTCAAACTCTGGAAGAGCTTTACTCACTATTATTGA